A single window of Desulfovibrio inopinatus DSM 10711 DNA harbors:
- a CDS encoding YcaO-like family protein, which translates to MLFRGKKYTAAKRWFGSTPRYAETAEVLSILEKDLRQIGVTRRGFLTGYAGLGVPCAAAYRPQGINPGPALGKGLSRDQAMASAGMEAIERAAGEIYSGPLLRASYRELSQSYPMIRIDQLLLSKQSFFHQDLEIEWGLGWDIVNQEEVPVPVDLIVFGAYRRPGSLGAFESSTNGLAAGVVLAEAACQALLELIERDGLKLHKYLSLKNGSRFPLRRIRLADIDDTMLQSVIERIRQHDANVALFDCTVDTEVPIYTACIFDQTRRPPMIAQGFGASLNPRVAMLRATTEAVLGAAENNLGTRMTRGSDWQTMKTCQDFSTYFSALEDAPEMASPRAWSDCSTDSFHGDLNICLHRLQSVGVERVLLFDMTLPGMQTCVVRALTPGLEGLYEFSFCRFGKRSKQYANGQQQ; encoded by the coding sequence ATGCTGTTTAGGGGGAAAAAATATACGGCCGCGAAGCGCTGGTTTGGCTCCACGCCGCGATACGCAGAGACGGCCGAAGTCCTGTCCATATTGGAAAAAGACTTGAGGCAAATAGGCGTCACTCGCCGCGGATTTCTCACAGGATACGCCGGGCTGGGCGTGCCGTGCGCCGCAGCGTACCGTCCACAAGGAATCAATCCCGGTCCTGCCCTTGGCAAAGGACTTTCACGGGACCAGGCGATGGCGTCGGCCGGAATGGAAGCGATAGAGCGCGCCGCCGGCGAGATCTACAGTGGCCCCCTCCTTCGGGCTTCATATCGTGAACTGAGCCAATCCTATCCTATGATCAGGATCGACCAACTCCTGCTCAGCAAACAATCGTTCTTTCATCAAGATCTGGAGATCGAGTGGGGTCTTGGTTGGGACATCGTCAATCAGGAAGAAGTCCCCGTTCCCGTAGACCTGATCGTGTTCGGCGCGTACAGACGGCCGGGCTCCCTTGGCGCATTCGAGTCCTCAACAAACGGTTTAGCCGCGGGCGTCGTCCTTGCCGAAGCTGCATGCCAAGCCCTTTTGGAGCTCATTGAACGTGACGGTCTCAAACTCCACAAATATCTCTCCCTCAAGAACGGCTCCCGCTTTCCGTTACGCCGAATCCGGCTCGCCGACATTGACGACACAATGCTTCAGTCGGTCATTGAGCGCATACGCCAACATGATGCAAACGTGGCGCTTTTCGATTGCACAGTAGATACCGAAGTCCCAATCTATACGGCCTGTATTTTTGACCAGACCCGACGACCGCCGATGATCGCGCAAGGTTTTGGTGCCAGTCTGAACCCTCGGGTGGCGATGCTTCGTGCGACAACCGAGGCTGTGCTCGGTGCTGCCGAAAACAATCTCGGCACACGTATGACCCGAGGCTCGGATTGGCAAACCATGAAAACGTGTCAGGACTTCTCCACGTATTTCTCCGCCTTGGAGGATGCACCCGAGATGGCCTCGCCCCGAGCGTGGTCCGATTGTTCTACGGATAGCTTCCACGGTGACCTGAATATCTGTCTCCACCGGCTACAGAGTGTAGGGGTTGAGCGAGTCCTGCTTTTCGATATGACGCTTCCCGGAATGCAGACATGTGTCGTGCGGGCGCTGACCCCAGGACTGGAAGGGTTATATGAATTTAGTTTCTGCCGCTTTGGTAAACGGTCGAAGCAATATGCCAACGGACAGCAGCAATGA
- a CDS encoding VOC family protein → MAPHSRLGKVVGVALMTENMDKAKDFYSDLVGWHYKEVETPYDSKSVLALFGEEPVASIVSFPPHKHPEAQPVWRVIIAVQNVDEAADKAVKLGGEVAAPPRGDGPSRHCLIRDPQGNFVILVDANSEAAKDSKTDDVELLEKMQRLHNVLA, encoded by the coding sequence ATGGCTCCACATTCCAGACTGGGAAAAGTCGTGGGCGTCGCGCTCATGACCGAAAATATGGATAAAGCGAAAGATTTCTATTCTGACCTTGTAGGCTGGCACTACAAAGAAGTCGAAACTCCGTATGATTCCAAATCGGTTCTCGCCCTTTTCGGGGAGGAGCCGGTGGCCAGCATTGTCTCCTTTCCGCCGCACAAACACCCGGAAGCCCAGCCCGTATGGCGAGTGATCATCGCCGTACAGAATGTCGATGAGGCTGCCGATAAGGCGGTCAAACTGGGAGGAGAAGTGGCTGCCCCCCCTCGGGGAGACGGTCCTTCCCGGCATTGTCTGATCAGAGATCCCCAAGGCAACTTCGTCATCCTGGTGGATGCGAACTCTGAAGCGGCGAAAGATTCCAAGACGGACGACGTCGAACTGTTGGAAAAAATGCAACGGCTACACAATGTCCTGGCATAA
- a CDS encoding Nif11 family protein encodes MSFGNAMNFIHQAVQDPSLWNKVEQAPSGEHLAQLANESGFPCNQMHLQDATSHIKNALQGYSEKVSLRNRPDLLKKLNASEDVAVGGFVPYSIPDLPASTKAPQTSKTAQPTPTPEQKTEIQDYKSSAINLAQLSGLSEKKAKTQVDSEIQRAETQGMTPEQAAEYVQLKQQAVLDQMSSQASGKMTPTQVKSLRKSCTADVDKQCQAILAKNQPEGANNLNPVQAMEEVTSKSNQIVTGRHDMIKALEKDGVSAKQASLDVQTMIENMQGSGFPNNEIYQIVGIVGKTGLEKGLSQTSMNKMLDYAMTAEEKFLPAKGNPTAKDYTKAGEDTAYFMIAMSSKITKGENITWSSMNSLYTSVDDEVKQEQKATDFTYTQAMQYIAGKGVFCAEVDKTMAAESSSSYTNPQLYAQGFKWLINYGIKPGKASQLMMQAGTYIAAKIKQGVTPDTALKDWESGMNNLVGNVSFSKAATLMDQRVRFENMQHTMGMSYSQAASVFDNVTQKAMGKHENPVVAGQAIVNEAAATYGYLKNYLAAIDKYTGEQGVTTFMDAYKKSLSAGDKPTSALSKALKATEAVTQKGQPQIVKLLIEAVKKVAKQNKEASTNDSGGSDESDDDSDWDDVGGGLGGGGGGPSGGSGAAYAQIKQASRAADNSDVNFSESSEGKSVDTAEDVGEDVAEDVGEDVAEDVAEETAEVAAEAAGEIVGDVVGEVVGDVAAAAAA; translated from the coding sequence ATGTCCTTTGGAAATGCAATGAATTTCATACACCAGGCGGTACAGGACCCTTCACTTTGGAATAAAGTCGAACAGGCACCGTCTGGAGAGCACCTTGCCCAATTGGCCAACGAAAGTGGCTTTCCCTGTAATCAAATGCATCTGCAGGACGCGACGAGTCACATTAAGAATGCCTTGCAGGGATACTCTGAAAAAGTCAGCTTGCGGAATCGTCCCGACCTGCTCAAGAAACTGAATGCTAGTGAAGATGTAGCTGTGGGCGGGTTCGTCCCTTACAGTATTCCCGACCTTCCGGCATCGACAAAAGCACCTCAGACTTCCAAAACGGCCCAACCAACGCCGACACCGGAGCAAAAAACCGAGATTCAGGACTACAAATCTTCAGCCATCAACCTGGCCCAGCTCAGTGGCTTATCCGAAAAAAAAGCCAAAACTCAGGTCGACAGCGAGATACAACGAGCGGAAACGCAAGGAATGACGCCTGAGCAAGCCGCTGAGTACGTACAACTAAAACAACAGGCTGTCCTGGACCAGATGTCTTCACAGGCCAGCGGCAAGATGACGCCAACCCAGGTGAAGAGCTTACGCAAGTCATGCACGGCTGATGTTGATAAACAGTGCCAAGCCATTTTGGCCAAGAATCAACCTGAGGGAGCGAATAATCTTAATCCTGTCCAGGCTATGGAAGAAGTCACATCCAAGTCGAACCAAATCGTCACAGGACGACATGATATGATCAAGGCTCTGGAAAAGGATGGTGTATCTGCCAAACAGGCCAGTCTGGACGTCCAGACGATGATAGAGAACATGCAAGGCTCGGGATTCCCCAACAACGAAATTTATCAGATCGTCGGCATCGTGGGCAAAACAGGGCTGGAAAAAGGATTATCCCAGACAAGTATGAACAAAATGCTCGATTATGCCATGACAGCAGAAGAAAAATTCCTCCCGGCCAAAGGGAACCCAACCGCCAAGGATTACACCAAAGCCGGTGAGGACACCGCCTATTTCATGATCGCCATGTCCAGCAAAATAACCAAAGGAGAAAACATCACTTGGAGTTCAATGAACTCCTTGTACACCAGTGTGGACGATGAAGTGAAGCAAGAGCAGAAAGCCACAGACTTCACCTACACCCAAGCCATGCAATACATCGCGGGTAAGGGCGTGTTCTGCGCCGAGGTAGACAAAACCATGGCGGCTGAGAGTTCTTCGTCTTATACAAACCCACAGCTCTATGCTCAAGGCTTCAAATGGCTGATCAATTACGGCATCAAACCTGGCAAAGCCAGCCAGCTGATGATGCAAGCTGGAACGTACATCGCCGCCAAAATCAAGCAAGGCGTTACGCCGGATACCGCCCTCAAAGACTGGGAAAGTGGCATGAACAACCTGGTGGGAAACGTCAGCTTCAGCAAGGCTGCCACACTTATGGACCAGCGTGTCCGATTCGAAAACATGCAACACACTATGGGTATGAGTTACTCCCAAGCCGCCTCGGTTTTTGATAACGTGACGCAAAAAGCTATGGGCAAACATGAAAATCCTGTTGTGGCTGGGCAAGCGATCGTCAATGAAGCCGCCGCCACCTATGGTTACCTCAAGAATTACCTTGCAGCCATCGACAAGTATACAGGCGAACAAGGCGTCACGACATTCATGGATGCCTACAAAAAGTCACTCAGTGCCGGCGACAAGCCCACTTCGGCGCTCAGCAAAGCACTTAAAGCAACTGAAGCAGTGACTCAAAAAGGACAACCACAGATTGTGAAACTACTTATAGAAGCTGTCAAAAAAGTCGCCAAGCAGAACAAAGAAGCTTCGACCAACGACAGCGGCGGCTCTGACGAAAGTGACGATGACAGCGACTGGGACGACGTGGGCGGTGGCCTGGGCGGTGGAGGGGGCGGTCCCTCTGGCGGAAGTGGAGCCGCTTACGCTCAGATCAAACAGGCCTCCCGCGCCGCTGATAATTCCGACGTTAACTTTTCGGAATCCTCTGAAGGAAAGTCCGTGGACACTGCTGAGGATGTGGGCGAAGACGTAGCGGAAGACGTGGGTGAAGATGTGGCCGAAGATGTCGCGGAAGAAACCGCCGAAGTCGCGGCCGAAGCTGCTGGAGAAATTGTGGGAGACGTGGTCGGCGAGGTCGTGGGTGACGTGGCAGCTGCTGCCGCGGCATAA
- a CDS encoding glycosyltransferase family 2 protein, with product MVAFFFVLAEVACWLLFIFATVGLWRLRYKPKEGLPIAVAYSIDVFIPTYSEPVQYLTMTLRAASRIKYDGPISRYVLDDAGRPEVEALAREYGFHYLSRPQSNVPNENAKSGNLNFGMRHSSGDLILVLDADQIAQPNIVNSLLGYMRFDSVAFVQSKQSYLTQEGDPFYNKSQIYYDIVQLGMDNNDTALSSGSGVLYRRKALDSIGGFVEWNIVEDLTTSYELHAHGWKSFYFPHALSRGLSPTSISGVYQQRGQWALDTMRIFLWDNPFFKKGLRFIARMEYSTVALSYICSAFIFPFFYLIPIWSYLTGNTILLRPELEFIVLRSVYFLVMVLATRYLCYGQQPGKQFRMLAGLFPIYMRGIIRAFFYPKGKKPSYCPNNASLRCTLAASSRSSFWAVFPQSCILLLNLTLPFVSLFAELCEPKIIAANVLISAIAIWSMSQVVWASLSPGEWEPEEDPENVYSLD from the coding sequence GTGGTGGCTTTTTTCTTTGTTCTTGCTGAAGTAGCGTGCTGGCTCCTCTTTATTTTTGCGACTGTAGGATTGTGGCGTCTTCGATATAAACCCAAAGAAGGATTACCGATTGCGGTAGCCTATAGTATTGATGTCTTCATCCCAACCTACAGTGAACCTGTTCAATATCTGACCATGACGTTGCGGGCAGCGAGTCGTATCAAGTATGATGGACCCATTAGCCGGTATGTTCTTGATGACGCTGGTCGTCCGGAAGTGGAGGCGTTGGCGCGTGAATACGGTTTTCACTATCTTTCTCGTCCTCAAAGCAATGTTCCCAATGAAAATGCCAAATCTGGAAACTTAAATTTTGGAATGCGCCATTCATCTGGAGATCTTATTCTTGTCTTGGATGCCGATCAAATTGCGCAGCCCAATATTGTTAATAGTCTTCTTGGATATATGCGTTTCGATTCCGTTGCGTTTGTGCAATCCAAACAGAGTTATTTAACCCAAGAAGGCGATCCTTTCTATAATAAATCGCAAATATATTACGATATTGTCCAACTTGGTATGGACAACAATGATACGGCACTTTCCAGTGGCTCTGGTGTATTGTACCGACGAAAGGCACTCGATAGTATCGGTGGTTTTGTTGAGTGGAACATCGTCGAAGACCTGACCACTTCCTACGAACTTCACGCACACGGTTGGAAATCATTTTATTTTCCTCATGCGTTGAGTCGTGGGTTGTCGCCGACGAGTATCAGTGGAGTCTACCAACAGCGTGGACAGTGGGCTCTTGATACGATGCGTATTTTTTTGTGGGATAATCCTTTTTTCAAAAAAGGATTACGTTTTATCGCTCGCATGGAATACTCGACAGTGGCACTGTCTTACATTTGTTCCGCCTTCATTTTTCCATTTTTCTATCTCATACCTATTTGGAGTTATCTCACTGGGAATACGATATTACTCCGTCCTGAATTAGAGTTTATCGTCTTACGCTCTGTGTATTTCCTGGTGATGGTGCTGGCCACCCGCTATTTGTGCTATGGACAACAGCCTGGCAAGCAGTTTCGTATGCTTGCGGGGCTGTTTCCTATTTATATGCGGGGGATTATACGGGCTTTTTTTTACCCTAAAGGGAAAAAACCGAGCTATTGTCCGAATAATGCATCGTTACGATGCACACTGGCAGCGAGTAGCAGGTCGTCATTTTGGGCTGTATTTCCGCAGTCTTGTATTTTGCTCCTTAACCTGACGTTACCTTTTGTCTCACTTTTCGCAGAGCTGTGCGAACCGAAAATCATTGCCGCGAACGTCCTTATTTCAGCTATTGCCATTTGGAGCATGTCGCAGGTGGTATGGGCGTCCCTGAGCCCAGGAGAATGGGAACCAGAGGAGGATCCAGAGAATGTCTACTCCCTCGACTAA
- a CDS encoding TfuA-like protein translates to MNYYVFLGPSLPRDEAHTLLDATFLPPAGQGDILTLLQNHPPDAIVLIDCDPERFVPWGAELVQAIEAGVAVYGAGATGAFLAAELHALGMCGVGQVFKSVRAGRLIDEDFVACAFGPEEEGFPRLSEPMVNLRQTLAETTSLSLQERELILSAAEKLNFRARSRKGVISAAVAAGLYNTAATTLDTILRHNYVDILASDTREALTLVNQERPHRTSPTPRSRSQVRLFDADKFAQATRESADVSFTEIAAHAALNDNRCGHLAQSAFNQGVTVMLAEHFGVIATTAEIQLEGQRFWAERGVSQDDYATWLRENNMRQDEFDELIQELAICRKMQAWFTGAKRPFAGVRALINQFRIAGVYPELADSAAREKAAVERLPQNDDEAFLLDSTGIDAALREHFSLRGRPLAVSPATWLNECGVPAASIVVGLWRSWIRKFSVLHRLFNQNKSTDSSDTLDENTYSM, encoded by the coding sequence ATGAATTATTATGTCTTTCTTGGCCCGAGTCTGCCACGGGACGAGGCCCACACCCTCCTCGACGCCACTTTTCTCCCTCCGGCCGGACAAGGTGATATCCTCACGCTGCTGCAGAACCATCCTCCCGATGCCATCGTGCTCATCGACTGCGACCCGGAACGCTTTGTACCTTGGGGAGCGGAATTGGTTCAGGCTATCGAGGCAGGAGTTGCAGTCTATGGTGCCGGTGCAACCGGGGCATTCCTTGCAGCCGAACTCCATGCACTAGGCATGTGTGGTGTCGGCCAGGTCTTCAAAAGCGTGAGAGCAGGCCGACTCATTGACGAGGACTTTGTTGCCTGCGCTTTTGGTCCAGAAGAAGAAGGTTTCCCACGATTATCCGAACCCATGGTCAATCTACGCCAAACCCTTGCGGAGACGACTTCGCTCTCTTTGCAAGAGCGAGAACTCATCCTGTCTGCCGCCGAAAAACTGAACTTTCGTGCCCGCAGTCGCAAAGGCGTGATATCGGCAGCAGTAGCTGCCGGGCTCTACAACACGGCCGCAACCACACTCGACACGATCCTTCGCCATAACTATGTTGATATCCTAGCCTCGGACACCAGAGAAGCGCTTACTCTCGTAAATCAAGAGCGACCACACAGAACCAGTCCAACTCCCCGCTCCCGTAGTCAAGTCAGACTGTTCGACGCTGACAAATTCGCCCAAGCGACCCGCGAGTCTGCCGACGTCTCATTCACAGAGATCGCGGCCCATGCCGCTCTCAACGACAACCGCTGTGGTCATCTGGCACAAAGTGCCTTCAACCAGGGGGTCACTGTCATGCTCGCTGAACACTTCGGCGTCATAGCCACAACCGCGGAGATTCAACTGGAGGGACAACGTTTTTGGGCTGAACGAGGGGTCTCTCAGGACGACTACGCAACATGGTTGCGAGAAAATAACATGCGGCAAGACGAGTTTGATGAATTGATACAGGAACTCGCAATATGTCGCAAAATGCAGGCATGGTTTACGGGGGCAAAACGCCCTTTTGCCGGTGTACGTGCACTCATCAATCAATTCCGTATCGCTGGGGTCTACCCCGAACTGGCTGATTCCGCGGCCCGCGAAAAAGCGGCGGTGGAACGGCTTCCTCAGAACGACGACGAAGCGTTTCTTCTGGATAGTACAGGAATCGACGCAGCCTTGCGAGAGCACTTCTCGCTACGTGGTCGCCCTTTGGCGGTTTCTCCTGCTACATGGCTCAACGAATGCGGAGTGCCCGCTGCAAGTATCGTGGTAGGTTTATGGCGATCGTGGATACGCAAGTTTTCCGTTCTGCATAGACTTTTCAACCAAAACAAAAGTACAGATAGTTCAGATACACTGGACGAGAATACGTATTCGATGTAA
- a CDS encoding two-component system sensor histidine kinase NtrB, with translation MIQFIHSSYFHHLLESLAAGVIIMNTKGSVYAGNASASRILGQSFDTIQDSFFSPIILDRFDDPDKLRQLLDQTNSNQLSTSPIQLHYAHPEGQTLTLAVSVSLLEQYGKIFGVLIQFDDVTEIVSLHEREKQMLQEKSLLQMQRIESLNSFSMAIAHQIRNPMMTISGFAKLLLKKRQENERDAAWLEAIMEGAGRLETIVTAVSEFNALSFQGKRAVSLHEIISETRSALKKTHFEKINAISFELLVTKQTLVSDPHLLKVAVYEVLLNAIEALESQRDDERKHIVLRSNPIENGVILEITDTGCGIHSESLPFLFDPFFTTKAVGVGMGLCKAKRALHELGGDLTLENEPLEGVKATLVLHNCLSDPCKNTITKSSSHSER, from the coding sequence ATGATTCAATTTATCCACTCATCATATTTTCACCATCTGCTTGAAAGCCTTGCTGCCGGAGTGATCATTATGAACACCAAAGGCAGCGTTTACGCTGGGAATGCCTCGGCATCCCGCATCCTCGGACAAAGTTTCGACACTATTCAAGACAGTTTCTTTTCCCCGATTATTCTTGATCGGTTCGATGATCCTGATAAGCTGCGGCAATTACTGGATCAAACCAACTCCAATCAGCTGTCGACTTCTCCTATACAACTGCATTATGCCCACCCAGAAGGGCAAACACTGACGCTTGCTGTTTCGGTGTCATTACTTGAACAATACGGAAAAATTTTCGGCGTTCTCATCCAATTTGATGATGTTACGGAAATTGTTTCCCTTCACGAGCGGGAAAAACAAATGCTCCAGGAGAAAAGTCTCCTGCAAATGCAACGTATTGAAAGTCTCAATAGTTTTTCCATGGCAATTGCCCATCAAATTCGTAATCCCATGATGACCATTAGCGGATTCGCGAAGCTGCTCCTGAAGAAACGCCAAGAAAATGAACGTGATGCGGCATGGCTTGAGGCCATAATGGAAGGTGCTGGTCGGCTTGAAACGATCGTTACGGCCGTCAGTGAATTCAATGCGCTTTCATTCCAGGGAAAACGTGCCGTTTCTCTCCATGAAATTATCTCAGAAACCCGATCTGCTTTAAAAAAAACACATTTTGAAAAAATAAACGCGATTTCATTTGAACTTCTGGTCACGAAACAGACACTTGTCAGTGATCCTCATCTTTTAAAAGTCGCTGTATACGAAGTTCTTCTGAACGCTATTGAGGCATTGGAATCACAGAGAGATGATGAGCGTAAACACATAGTCTTAAGAAGTAACCCCATAGAAAATGGAGTGATATTGGAGATCACAGACACAGGATGTGGTATTCATTCAGAATCTCTCCCTTTTCTATTTGATCCATTCTTTACAACCAAAGCTGTCGGGGTTGGCATGGGCTTGTGCAAAGCCAAACGGGCTCTCCATGAACTTGGTGGAGATCTCACCTTAGAAAACGAGCCTTTGGAAGGAGTAAAGGCAACCCTGGTGCTTCACAATTGTCTATCCGATCCATGTAAAAATACGATAACAAAATCAAGCTCCCATTCTGAACGTTAA
- a CDS encoding aminopeptidase, which produces MYSKSLLEKYADVLVWGLTTSRTSAYAEGDIVLLQFQAPALKLAEALYTKLLERGIHPVFRMGLTAPMERDLFMKGNDDQVTFYPPGTRELYESLNGTVYILSPDSLTHLQHVNSKRIAAAAVARKPYRDILNRREEEGLLGWTLCLYPTPELAKYAGLSLDEYGNQIAKACMLDQSDPTAAWKTVFEEANTIKTWLNSLRATTFHVESDDIDLTVSMGKFRRFIGISGHNIPSFEIFTSPDWRYCSGTFYADQPSYRSGNLVRGVRLTFDNGRAVSVSAEEGEDFVKEQLAMDDGANKIGEFSLTDKRFSKIDAFMANTLFDENYGGENGNCHIAVGSAYTDTYTGDPVTLTSKARKELGYNDSALHWDLVNTQKKRVRAKLESGEWITVYDDGQFTY; this is translated from the coding sequence GTGTATTCGAAATCTCTTCTCGAAAAGTATGCGGATGTCCTTGTCTGGGGACTTACCACATCGAGAACATCGGCGTACGCCGAAGGCGACATCGTATTACTTCAATTCCAGGCTCCTGCATTGAAACTTGCTGAAGCGCTCTACACCAAGCTGCTTGAACGAGGGATTCACCCTGTTTTTCGTATGGGGTTAACCGCACCTATGGAGCGCGATCTTTTCATGAAAGGGAATGACGACCAAGTCACATTCTATCCTCCTGGAACGCGTGAACTCTATGAAAGTCTGAATGGCACTGTGTATATTCTGTCTCCTGATAGTTTAACCCATTTGCAGCATGTAAACTCGAAACGAATCGCGGCTGCGGCAGTCGCCCGGAAGCCATACCGCGACATTCTGAACAGACGCGAAGAGGAGGGCTTGCTTGGGTGGACATTGTGCTTGTACCCAACTCCCGAACTGGCAAAATATGCCGGACTTTCCTTGGACGAATATGGCAATCAAATTGCGAAAGCTTGTATGCTGGACCAGTCAGACCCGACAGCGGCCTGGAAAACAGTGTTCGAAGAAGCCAATACCATTAAAACGTGGCTAAACAGTCTGCGCGCAACGACATTTCATGTTGAATCCGACGATATCGACTTGACCGTGTCGATGGGTAAATTCCGACGGTTCATCGGGATTTCCGGTCATAACATTCCAAGTTTTGAAATTTTTACTTCGCCGGACTGGCGTTATTGCAGCGGCACGTTCTACGCCGATCAACCATCGTATCGCAGTGGAAACTTGGTGCGTGGCGTCCGGTTGACATTTGATAATGGTCGAGCTGTATCTGTTTCAGCCGAAGAAGGGGAGGACTTTGTCAAAGAGCAATTGGCTATGGATGATGGAGCCAATAAAATCGGAGAGTTTTCTTTGACAGATAAACGCTTCTCCAAAATCGATGCATTTATGGCGAACACGCTTTTTGATGAGAACTATGGTGGGGAAAATGGGAACTGCCATATTGCCGTCGGGAGCGCATATACCGACACTTACACGGGCGACCCCGTCACTTTGACGTCAAAGGCCAGAAAAGAGCTTGGTTATAATGATTCGGCGCTTCACTGGGATTTGGTCAATACGCAGAAAAAACGGGTACGTGCAAAACTTGAATCCGGAGAGTGGATCACCGTTTATGATGATGGGCAATTCACTTATTAA
- a CDS encoding HesA/MoeB/ThiF family protein, giving the protein MTQRYKRQIELAGFGIDAQSRLARASAMVVGVGAIGSVAAMRLAAAGVGRLVLVDHDQVELSNLHRQTYFTMDDLGVNKAKALARRIHDLNPSVKIDPYAVCADAALATELATDCDVIIDGVDDFAFKLQLGDIASAADVPYVFGGASGYLAVVSTVFPRQTPCLRCHFKREMPPPPHGVLGPLPGVTGSLQACEAIKVVTGVGRPLVKTLQLFNILSGTVECKPFSPWDECPRCNHDVVRGDNNLNQP; this is encoded by the coding sequence ATGACACAACGGTATAAGCGCCAGATTGAACTGGCAGGCTTCGGTATCGACGCGCAATCCCGGTTGGCGCGGGCGAGTGCGATGGTTGTCGGTGTGGGGGCGATAGGTTCTGTGGCGGCAATGCGGCTTGCTGCCGCCGGAGTCGGTCGTCTTGTGCTGGTGGACCACGACCAGGTAGAACTCTCCAACCTGCACCGCCAGACGTACTTCACCATGGACGACTTGGGCGTGAACAAAGCCAAAGCATTGGCACGACGCATTCACGATTTGAATCCGTCTGTGAAGATTGATCCATATGCCGTTTGTGCTGACGCGGCTTTGGCCACCGAGTTAGCCACAGATTGTGACGTCATCATCGACGGAGTCGACGACTTTGCGTTTAAGCTTCAGTTAGGGGACATCGCCAGTGCGGCAGATGTACCGTACGTCTTTGGCGGCGCCAGCGGCTACCTGGCGGTAGTGTCAACGGTGTTTCCCAGGCAGACGCCATGTTTACGCTGTCATTTCAAAAGAGAGATGCCGCCCCCTCCTCATGGAGTATTGGGACCATTACCAGGTGTGACGGGGAGTCTCCAAGCGTGCGAGGCGATCAAAGTCGTTACCGGAGTGGGGAGGCCACTTGTTAAGACGTTGCAGCTCTTCAACATCCTCTCGGGGACGGTGGAGTGCAAACCCTTCTCCCCATGGGATGAATGCCCGAGGTGCAATCACGACGTCGTGCGAGGTGATAATAACCTGAACCAGCCATAG
- a CDS encoding TIGR00730 family Rossman fold protein: MPKSKQYLIDDLSMQESWRLFKIMAEIVDGFESLSDIGPAVSIFGSARAKPDDPVYQLTQNLANLLAKAGYAVITGGGPGLMEAANKGAADAGGSSVGLHIHLPFEQQSNDFLSLKCDFRYFFIRKMMFVKYAMAYIAMPGGFGTLDELFEALVLIQTRRIRPFPIILMGSDFWGGMIDWIRERLISAGYANPADLDLFVVYDSPEDVVTFIKRHIVL; the protein is encoded by the coding sequence ATGCCGAAATCTAAGCAGTACCTCATTGACGACTTGTCCATGCAGGAGTCGTGGCGTCTTTTCAAGATCATGGCTGAAATCGTGGACGGCTTTGAGTCGTTGAGTGATATTGGACCCGCAGTCTCCATTTTCGGTTCGGCAAGAGCGAAGCCCGATGATCCTGTGTACCAACTGACACAGAACTTAGCCAACCTATTGGCCAAGGCAGGCTATGCCGTTATAACGGGAGGCGGTCCGGGCCTCATGGAAGCCGCAAACAAAGGCGCGGCCGACGCAGGCGGGTCATCCGTTGGACTGCATATCCACCTGCCCTTTGAACAACAGTCGAATGATTTTTTAAGTCTCAAGTGTGACTTCAGGTATTTTTTTATTCGTAAGATGATGTTCGTCAAATATGCGATGGCCTACATCGCAATGCCTGGTGGATTCGGTACGTTGGACGAACTTTTCGAAGCGCTTGTACTCATCCAGACGCGTCGTATTCGCCCCTTCCCCATTATTCTCATGGGATCAGATTTCTGGGGAGGAATGATCGATTGGATTCGCGAACGCCTTATCAGCGCTGGCTACGCCAATCCGGCGGATCTCGATTTATTTGTGGTATACGACTCACCTGAAGATGTCGTTACATTCATTAAACGCCATATCGTGTTATAG
- the infA gene encoding translation initiation factor IF-1, whose translation MAKEEAIEVDGVVQEALPNAMFRVELENGHEVLAHISGKMRKFYIRILPGDRVRVELSPYDLTRGRITYRMK comes from the coding sequence ATGGCCAAGGAAGAAGCCATTGAGGTCGACGGCGTCGTTCAAGAAGCGTTGCCCAACGCAATGTTTCGCGTGGAGCTGGAAAATGGGCATGAAGTCCTTGCTCACATTTCCGGAAAAATGCGCAAATTTTATATACGTATTCTGCCTGGCGACCGAGTACGGGTCGAGCTGTCTCCATATGACCTCACTCGTGGCAGAATTACATACAGAATGAAATAG